The Hymenobacter sp. DG25A nucleotide sequence GGCCGCATTGGGCTGATTAACTCCGGCGGCGAAAGCAAAGGCGCCACCGACCGTGACGAGGCCCTGCGCACGGCCGTTATCAACAAGCGGGCCGGCGGTCAGGGTCTCATTTCGGGCCGGAAAGCCTTTCAGCGGCCCTTTGCCGAGGGGGTAGACTTGCTGAACGCCATTCAGGACGTGTATCTGGATAGCTCCATTACCCTGGCGTAAAACTCCGCGCCAATAAGAAAGAGGGCCGGCAGTAGAATACTTGTTCCTGCTTTTGCCTAAATTCGATGTTACCTTTGCTGCCCGGCAGCCGCTCTGCGTTGGCAAAGCAGTCTGCATTCGTCAGCCATTCACTTCTCACAGTATATCATGTCTTGGTTTAAGCGCGTCGAAAAAGGCATCGTCACTCCCACAGAACAGAAAAAGGAAACGCCGGATGGCCTGTGGTATAAGTGCTCCGAGTGCAAAACCGTAGCTCCTATGGTGGAGCACAAGCGCCTGCTGTATACCTGCGCCAAGTGCAACTACCACGACCGGATTGACTCGGCCGAATACTTCGAAATTCTTTTCGATGACAACCAGTTCACCGAGCTCGATGCCAACCTGTCCTCCGCCGACCCGCTGAAGTTTGTGGATACCAAGGCGTACCCGCAACGGGTGGCCGCTACCCAGCGCGCTACCGGCCTGAAAGATGCCGTGCGCAGCGCCCACGGCAAAATGAACGGTGTAGAGCTGGTAGTTGCCTGCATGGATTTCAAATTCATTGGCGGCTCCATGGGCTCGGTGGTAGGTGAGAAAATTGCCCGCGCCATTGATTATGCCCGCCAGAACCGCATTCCGTTTCTGATGATCAGCAAATCCGGGGGCGCGCGCATGATGGAAGCGGGCTACTCGCTGATGCAGATGGCCAAGACTTCGGCCAAGCTCGCCCTGCTCTCGGAAGCGGGTATTCCGTATATATCCATGCTCACGGACCCCACCACGGGCGGTGTTACGGCTTCCTACGCCATGCTCGGCGACTTCAACATCTCGGAGCCCGGCGCCCTGATTGGTTTTGCCGGCCCGCGCGTTATCAAGGAAACCATTGGCAAAGACCTGCCCAAGGATTTCCAGAGCGCGGAGTTTGTACTGGAGCACGGTTTCCTCGATTTTATCGTGGACCGCAAAGATTTAAAGCAGCGCCTGTCTGATTTACTGCGCATGCTGCAGCCCAAAGCAGAAGCCGCTGAGGTTGAGGTGCCTGCCAATATTTCACGGCTGTAACCGACCCTGGAAAGACCTGAAAAAGCTGAAATCCCCCGCTGCGGTGTATACCGGGGCGGGGGATTTTCACGTTCAGGGGGCGAAATAAAGCCACTTACTTTCTCCCTAGCATAGGTCTGGCTCTATATTTGCCAAACATTTTTCAGCTGAAATCAGTAAGCACCACCAACTCCCAAGTTTTCTTTTTCCCGATTCCTTTTTCCTTTCACCAAGTTTCATTCCGATGAATTCTCCCAAATCGATTCTCTCCCTTTTTCTTGCCTTCATGATGTTCCTGGCCTCTTGTGCTTCAAGCAAGCCAGCCAGCGACGGCAGCCTGCCCAGCGACAATGGCGCGGGAGCCCGCAAAACCGGCATGAGCAAAACGGCTAAAGGCGGCCTGATTGGCGCTGGTGCCGGTGCCGCTGCTGGTGCTGTACTGGGCCGCGTAATTGGTGGCAAAAGTGGTACGGCCGCCGGTGCCATTATTGGTGCTACCGTAGGTGGTGCCACAGGTGCTATCATTGGCCGCAAAATGGACAAGCAGGCCGAAGAGCTGCAGCGTGATATGCAGAACGCTAAAGTAGAGCG carries:
- the accD gene encoding acetyl-CoA carboxylase, carboxyltransferase subunit beta, producing the protein MSWFKRVEKGIVTPTEQKKETPDGLWYKCSECKTVAPMVEHKRLLYTCAKCNYHDRIDSAEYFEILFDDNQFTELDANLSSADPLKFVDTKAYPQRVAATQRATGLKDAVRSAHGKMNGVELVVACMDFKFIGGSMGSVVGEKIARAIDYARQNRIPFLMISKSGGARMMEAGYSLMQMAKTSAKLALLSEAGIPYISMLTDPTTGGVTASYAMLGDFNISEPGALIGFAGPRVIKETIGKDLPKDFQSAEFVLEHGFLDFIVDRKDLKQRLSDLLRMLQPKAEAAEVEVPANISRL